In Xanthomonas campestris pv. phormiicola, the DNA window ACCGGCACAGTGTAGGGATCGGGGAGGGCAGTCACAAGTCTTGCGACGGGGGCGGCTTAAGCTGGCTTCACTCGGCGCGGCAGTTGGCGGTAGGCGCCGACGGATCTCCCCCAGGTATGGAGCACCGCGATGGCAACCAGGCAACAGCGTGCGCGCGACGGCGGGCGCGATGGGAAACGGGCAGTCGCGGCGGCGGCCGCTGCAACGACACCGGCGAAAGCGTCCGCTGCGTCCGGCCGGGCACCTGCTGCACGGGCGGACGTGGCGGCAAAGAAATCCAAGCCGAAGAAGGCCGTTGCGAGGCGGGCCTCGGCGAAGACCGCGGAAAAGACTGTCGCTCGGTCGAGCGGACCGGCGCGGCGCACCGCGGCGAAGACAGTGGCGAGCGACAAGCCCAGCACCGCTGTGCCCAAGGCCGCCAAGCCCAGGACAGCCAAGCCGGAACTCGCTGCCGCGCGCGCGCCTTCCTCTCCTCGTGGCGCGCATGCCACCGCCAATGGTCCAGCGCCCACGCGCGGAGCGCGGCCCAAGGCCACCGGCGAAGGCTCGCTGGCACAGGGCCAGGCGCGCACGGTCATCTACATCCATGGCATCGGCAACAAGCCGCCGGCCGAGGTGCTGCGCTGCCAGTGGGATCGTGCTCTGTTCGGCCGCGAGATGGGCGAGCGCACGCGCATGGCGTACTGGGTCAGCCGCGAGCGCTATCCGTCGCCGGAACCGGGCAGTTGCCAGGACCAGGACCGCGGCCCGGCGTTGAACCAGGCCGAGCAGCGCGTGCTCGGCGCACTGGGCGTGGTCCCCCAGCTGTCCGACCTGCGCCAGCTGGCCGATACGCTGGCCGGCAGCGAGGAGGAGCGCGCGTGCCTGTGGCAGTTGCTGGACGAAGTGCAGGCCGCCGCGCCGGAGGCGGCCGGCCTGCATGCGCAGGGGCCGATCGACGTGCTGAACCGGATGCTGCTGAAACTGATCTCCGCCGCGCTGCTGCAGGACGTGCACGATTTCTTCTTCGTGCCGGCGCGGCGCGCGCAGATGCGCGAAAGCCTGCTGCAGCGCATGCGTGCGGGCGGCGGTCCGTTCGTGGTGGTTGCGCACAGCCAGGGCTCGCTTATCGCCTACGACGTGCTGCGCGAGTTCGGGGCCGAGGGCTGCGAAGTGTCGCTGCTGCTGACCCTGGGGTCGCCGCTGGGCCTGCCGGTGGTACGCAGCATGTTCAAGCAGTGGACCGGCACCGAGAAGTTGCCGTTTCCGGCCTGCGTGAAGCGTTGGGTCAACGTCGCCGAGCGGCGCGATCCGGTGGCGCTGGACGACGATCTGAACGACGACATCGCCGATGCGCAGGGGCGCTTCCACAACATCGCCGGGTCGCGCATCAACCCGGATTGGCAACGCAATCCGCATTCCGGCTCCGGCTATCTGTCCATCGCCGAGGTCCGCGCCGAGGTGCGGCGCGCGGTGGGCGTGGGCTTCGATCAGCCGATCGCGCATCCGGTGCTGATCAAGGATCTGTCCGACCAACTGGAGGCGCACGCGCCGGACTATCGCCACGAGGTGCTGATCGAACTGGACCGGCTGCCGGGCGAGCGCGAGCCGGCGCAGTTGAAGCGCGATCTGGTCGCGGCGCTGCGCGAGCTGACCCGGGCGTCCACCGGATTGAACGGCGAGGCGCTGGACGCGGCGATCGAACTGGAGGACACGCTGCAGCGCTATGTATCGGCGCGCCTGACCCGGTTCGAGATCGAAAGCCTGCGCGAGCGCTATCGCACCCTGAGCCTGAAACGGCTGTGGCGCGACGCCGGCAAGCGCGCCCTGATCTACCAGTCGCGCAGCACCGTGCAGGCCGACGCGGCGCAGGTGGCGTATCGCGCGCTCGGCGGCGGCATCGGCTGGGCGGTGCTGGACAGCGGCATCGCCGCGGGACATCCGCATTTCCAGCAGCCGGGCCTGGCCGAAACGGTGCTGGCGCAATGGGACTGCACCCAGCGCGGCCGCGCCCGCGAGCTGCGCCGCGACGCCGGCGCCGGCGCCGGCTTCGCCGCGCTGGACGGCAACGGCCATGGCACCCATGTGGCCGGCATCATCGCCGGGCAGTGCGAGGCGCCGCTGCCCGGGGTAGCGCCGGCCACGCCGCTGCGTTTCGCCGGCATGGCGCCGCAGGCGCGGCTGTACGGGCTGAAGGTGCTGGACGACGACGGCAACGGCCGCGATTCGTGGATCATCAAGGGCGTGCAGCAGGTTGCCGAGATCAACGAGCGCGCCGGCGAGCTGGTGATCCACGGGGTCAACCTGAGCCTGGGCGGCTACTTCGACGCGGAAAGCTACGGCTGCGGCTTCACCCCGCTGTGCAACGAACTGCGCCGGCTGTGGCGGCAGGGCGTGGTGGTGGTGATCGCGGCCGGCAACGAAGGCCTGGCCTGGCTGGTGCAGAACGACGGCGAAGCCTATCCGCTGAACCTGGACCTGAGCATCGGCGATCCGGCCAACCTGGAGGAGGCGCTGGCGGTGGGTTCGGTGCACAAGAGCAGTCCGCACAGCTACGGCGTGTCGTATTTTTCTTCGCGCGGCCCGACCGCCGATGGCCGGCACAAGCCGGACCTAGTGGCGCCGGGCGAGAAGATCGTCTCCGCGCACCACCGTTACGACGCGCACGACCCGAGCACCTGGATGGTGGAGATGAGCGGCACCAGCATGGCGGCCGCGCACGTGTCCGGACTGATCGCCGCGTTCCTGTCGGTGCGCCGCGAGTTCATCGGCTGCCCGGACCGGGTCAAGCAACTGCTGCTCGACCAGTGCCTGGACCTGCAGCGCGATCCCTATATGCAGGGTCGTGGGTTGCCGAGCCTGATGCGGATGCTTGGCGGAACGTGATGGGCCGCCGGGAATCGGGAATGGAGAAACGGGAATAGGAAAGCGGCATCGTGGCCTGTGCGTTGTTCCGCAGCAGAAGGGCAAGCATTCGGCACCCTTCGCGGGTAGTGGGGCGTGCAGGGAACCTGCTTGTCACCATTCCCCATTCCCGACTCCCCATTCCCGGCTTTCACGCATTTTTATTGTGACGCCGCATGATCCGCTGCTTGTCGCGGGCCCAGTCGCGGTCCTTGGCGGCATCGCGCTTGTCGTGGTCCTGCTTGCCCTTGGCCAGCGCGATCTCGAGCTTGATCTTGTTCTTGCTCCAGTACATCGCGGTGGGCACCAGGGTGTAGCCGTCGCGCTCGACGCGGCCGATCAGCTTGTCGATCTCGCTCCGGTGCAGCAGCAGCTTGCGGGTGCGGCGGTCGTCGGCGACCACGTGGGTGGAGGCCTGGATCAGCGGGGTGAACTGCGCGCCGAACAGGAACAGCTCGCCCTGGCGCACGAACGCGTAGCTCTCGCCGATGTTGGCGCGGCCGGCGCGGATCGACTTGACCTCCCAGCCCTGCAGGGCCAGGCCGGCTTCGTAGCGGTCCTCCAGGTGGTATTCGTGGCGCGCACGCTTGTTCAACGCGATGGTCTTGTTGGCCGTCGCGCCGTTTGCTTTATCCTTGGCGGGTTTCTTGCTCATCTTGCTATTGTCTCCGATTCGGGGTCTCCCGAACGTCTTGGTCCACTTTCCCCGCACCGAATGCCTATCATCCGCCGCAGCGCCCTGGTCGAACATCCCGCAACGCGCATGTTCGACCTGGTCAATGATGTCGCCGCCTATCCGCGCCGCTTCGCCTGGTGCGACGCGGCGCATGTGCTCGAGCACAGCGACCAGTACCTGGTGGCGCGGCTGGACCTGGGCCTGGGTTCGTTCCGGACCTGGTTCACCACCGAAAACCGGCTGCAGCGCCCCGACCGCATCGATATGCTGCTGCGCGACGGCCCGTTCAAGCGCCTGCAGGGGCAGTGGGAGTTCCAGGGTTTCAACGACCACGCCAGCAAGGTCAGCCTGACGCTGGACTTCGAGCCGGCCTCGCGGCTGCTGGGGCCGGCGCTGGCACTGGGCTTCCAGAGCCTGGCCGACCGCATGGTCAACGACTTCGTGCGCGTGGCCGACCGCGAAGAGGCATGAGCGGGGTGCGGGTCGAGGTGGTGCTGGCCTGGCCGGAGCGCTTCGTCGCGCGCACGCTGCAGCTGCCCGAGGGCGCCACTGTCGCCGATGCGTTGGCCGCCGCGGCCTTGGCCGAAGCGACGCCCGGCATGCCCTGCGCGGTTCATGGCAGCGTCGCCGCGCCGACCCAACTCCTGCACGATGGCGACCGGGTCGAACTGCTCAGGCCATTGCTGGCCGATCCGAAGGACGCCCGGCGGCGGCGCGCGAAACCGCGCTAACGCCGCCAGGCGGGTTGCCGGCGCTTACTCGCTGCGGCGCTGCTTCTTCTTGTCCTTGGCCAGATTGCGGCCGAACTGGCGCACGCTGTTCTTGGCCAGTTCCGAATCGTTGCCCGGGAAATAGTCGCCTTCCCAGCGGGTCACCGTGTCGTTGTCGAAATAGACGACGAAATTCTTGATCTCGGTGGTGCCCAGGCGATTCAGGCGCTCGGTCGAGGTGTAGTCCCAGCGTTCGGCGTGGAACGGATCCGGGATCGACGGAGTGCCGAGCAGCGCGCTGACCTGCTGCTTGCTTTGGCCGACCTTGAGTTGCTCGACGGCCGCCTGCTTGATCAGGTTGCCTTGGTAGATAGGCTGCTTGTAGATGATTCCGCAGCCAGCGGTGGACAGGGCAACAGCAGCGACCAGCAAGAGATTGCGCATCGGGGACAGTACTGAGGGAAATCGGGTCGATGATACACTCCCGACGACCGCCGCGACCCATCCCAAGGCAGCTGGCGCTAAACCAGCTATGAACGGAGACGCCATGGAATCCCACGATCTGCGCAAAGTCGGCCTGAAGGTCACGCATCCCCGGATGCGCATCCTGGAGCTGCTCGAGCAGAAGTCGGCACGCCACCACATGACCGCCGAAGAGATCTACCGCCAGTTGCTCGACCACGGCGACGAGATCGGCCTGGCCACGGTCTACCGCGTCCTGACCCAGTTCGAGGCGGCCGGCCTGGTGCTCAAGCACAATTTCGAAGGCGGCCAGGCGGTGTACGAACTGGACCGCGGCGGCCACCACGACCACATGGTGGACGTGGACACCGGCAACGTCATCGAGTTCGAAAGCGCCGAGATCGAGGAACTGCAGCGCAAGATCGCCGCCGATCACGGCTACGAGCTGGAAGAGCACT includes these proteins:
- a CDS encoding S8 family peptidase, whose product is MRCQWDRALFGREMGERTRMAYWVSRERYPSPEPGSCQDQDRGPALNQAEQRVLGALGVVPQLSDLRQLADTLAGSEEERACLWQLLDEVQAAAPEAAGLHAQGPIDVLNRMLLKLISAALLQDVHDFFFVPARRAQMRESLLQRMRAGGGPFVVVAHSQGSLIAYDVLREFGAEGCEVSLLLTLGSPLGLPVVRSMFKQWTGTEKLPFPACVKRWVNVAERRDPVALDDDLNDDIADAQGRFHNIAGSRINPDWQRNPHSGSGYLSIAEVRAEVRRAVGVGFDQPIAHPVLIKDLSDQLEAHAPDYRHEVLIELDRLPGEREPAQLKRDLVAALRELTRASTGLNGEALDAAIELEDTLQRYVSARLTRFEIESLRERYRTLSLKRLWRDAGKRALIYQSRSTVQADAAQVAYRALGGGIGWAVLDSGIAAGHPHFQQPGLAETVLAQWDCTQRGRARELRRDAGAGAGFAALDGNGHGTHVAGIIAGQCEAPLPGVAPATPLRFAGMAPQARLYGLKVLDDDGNGRDSWIIKGVQQVAEINERAGELVIHGVNLSLGGYFDAESYGCGFTPLCNELRRLWRQGVVVVIAAGNEGLAWLVQNDGEAYPLNLDLSIGDPANLEEALAVGSVHKSSPHSYGVSYFSSRGPTADGRHKPDLVAPGEKIVSAHHRYDAHDPSTWMVEMSGTSMAAAHVSGLIAAFLSVRREFIGCPDRVKQLLLDQCLDLQRDPYMQGRGLPSLMRMLGGT
- the smpB gene encoding SsrA-binding protein SmpB yields the protein MSKKPAKDKANGATANKTIALNKRARHEYHLEDRYEAGLALQGWEVKSIRAGRANIGESYAFVRQGELFLFGAQFTPLIQASTHVVADDRRTRKLLLHRSEIDKLIGRVERDGYTLVPTAMYWSKNKIKLEIALAKGKQDHDKRDAAKDRDWARDKQRIMRRHNKNA
- a CDS encoding type II toxin-antitoxin system RatA family toxin, producing MPIIRRSALVEHPATRMFDLVNDVAAYPRRFAWCDAAHVLEHSDQYLVARLDLGLGSFRTWFTTENRLQRPDRIDMLLRDGPFKRLQGQWEFQGFNDHASKVSLTLDFEPASRLLGPALALGFQSLADRMVNDFVRVADREEA
- a CDS encoding RnfH family protein; protein product: MSGVRVEVVLAWPERFVARTLQLPEGATVADALAAAALAEATPGMPCAVHGSVAAPTQLLHDGDRVELLRPLLADPKDARRRRAKPR
- the bamE gene encoding outer membrane protein assembly factor BamE — its product is MRNLLLVAAVALSTAGCGIIYKQPIYQGNLIKQAAVEQLKVGQSKQQVSALLGTPSIPDPFHAERWDYTSTERLNRLGTTEIKNFVVYFDNDTVTRWEGDYFPGNDSELAKNSVRQFGRNLAKDKKKQRRSE
- the fur gene encoding ferric iron uptake transcriptional regulator, which gives rise to MESHDLRKVGLKVTHPRMRILELLEQKSARHHMTAEEIYRQLLDHGDEIGLATVYRVLTQFEAAGLVLKHNFEGGQAVYELDRGGHHDHMVDVDTGNVIEFESAEIEELQRKIAADHGYELEEHSLVLYVRSKRPVGKKG